Part of the Anaerobacillus alkaliphilus genome, TCTTAGTTTCGATCTTCTTTATCGCTCGTGCGCTAGAGAGTGTCGTAAATCCTAGATTAAGGAGTCGATAAGCATGCCATTACTTGAAGTGAAAAATGTAGATATTGAATATAAAACGGCAAATGGAACGCTAAAAGCCGTTCAAGATATCTCCTTTACTTTAGAAGAAGGAGAGAGAATTGGATTAGTAGGAGAGAGTGGCTGCGGGAAAACAACACTAGCAAAATCATTTATGAGACTTCTACCGAGTAACGGGGAAATCGCTAATGGTGAGATTATCTTTAAAGGGGAAAATCTCGTTACAAAAAGCCCTGAAGAAATACGTAAATTACGGTGGAAAGATATTGCGATGATCTCGCAAAGTGCAATGAGTGCTCTTAATCCTGTTTACCGAGTTGGTGATCAAATTATTGAAGCTATTCAAGCTCATTCAAATATGAACAACAAACAGGCGTATTCAAGAGCAGTTGAAGTGTTCAAAATGGTAGGATTAGAGGAAAAACGATTAAGAAGTTACCCTCATCAAATGAGTGGTGGGATGAAGCAACGAGCGATTATCGCCATGGCACTCACGTTAGAACCCGCACTGATCATCGCCGATGAGCCAACAACGGCACTCGATGTTGTTGTTCAAGATCGTATTTTACATCAAATCATTCAGCTCCAACGAGAGATTAACAGTTCAATGGTTTTTATTACCCATGATATTTCCGTGGTTTCAGAAACTTGTAACACAATTATCGTCATGTATGGTGGAA contains:
- a CDS encoding ABC transporter ATP-binding protein; its protein translation is MPLLEVKNVDIEYKTANGTLKAVQDISFTLEEGERIGLVGESGCGKTTLAKSFMRLLPSNGEIANGEIIFKGENLVTKSPEEIRKLRWKDIAMISQSAMSALNPVYRVGDQIIEAIQAHSNMNNKQAYSRAVEVFKMVGLEEKRLRSYPHQMSGGMKQRAIIAMALTLEPALIIADEPTTALDVVVQDRILHQIIQLQREINSSMVFITHDISVVSETCNTIIVMYGGKMMEKASTRDFFKNPYHPYSLGLQNAFPSIADIGEELISIPGSPPDLMNPKPGCRFQDRCPFATELCQQEIPSLVEVSPEHFVACHFTEDVEKFRIESKKGETWEKVQERLLLTGTEG